A single window of Oncorhynchus gorbuscha isolate QuinsamMale2020 ecotype Even-year unplaced genomic scaffold, OgorEven_v1.0 Un_scaffold_5233, whole genome shotgun sequence DNA harbors:
- the LOC124029006 gene encoding pre-mRNA 3'-end-processing factor FIP1-like, with amino-acid sequence METFEEKPWRNQVTGHWGRGHWGGVTGGGVTGGGVTVGTLEEKPWRKPGTGYCGRGYCGRGYCGAGLLWAGVAVGGGCCGAGSLWCGVAVVRGRCGAGSLWCGVAVVRGRCGIFEEKPWRKPGADLSDYFNYGFNEDTWKGYCDKQKRLRMGLEVVNISSTTSKITVQQGRTGNEKEVSLPIHTSKPDFPTPASIYKTSMNMNTTRISPPQWTAPPVQDMSYYTKTSGTIDVIGGGTATISRVEGRRRHNLEGNNIQVISEHSSSDAEQNSNKMPPFFPPGPLPQTSLLPHSFPLLPTSARLPPLIPPTK; translated from the exons ATGGAGACGTTCGAGGAGAAACCCTGGAGAAACCAGGTAACGGGTCACTGGGGGCGGGGTCACTGGGGCGGGGTCACTGGGGGCGGGGTCACTGGGGGCGGGGTTACTGTGGGGACATTAGAGGAGAAACCCTGGAGGAAACCAGGTACGGGTTACTGTGGGCGGGGTTACTGTGGGCGGGGTTACTGTGGTGCGGGGTTGCTGTGGGCGGGGGTTGCTGTGGGCGGGGGTTGCTGTGGTGCGGGGTCGCTGTGGTGCGGGGTCGCTGTGGTGCGGGGTCGCTGTGGTGCGGGGTCGCTGTGGTGCGGGGTCGCTGTGGTGCGGGGTCGCTGTGGGATATTCGAGGAGAAACCCTGGAGGAAACCAG gtGCTGACCTGTCTGACTACTTTAACTATGGGTTCAACGAGGACACGTGGAAGGGCTACTGTGACAAACAGAAGAGGCTGAGGATGGGCCTGGAGGTCGTCAACATCTCCTCCACCACCAGCAAAATCACT GTTCAGCAGGGCAGGACGGGGAATGAGAAGGAAGTGAGTTTACCCATCCACACGTCCAAACCTGACTTCCCCACTCCAGCCAGCATCTACAAGACATCCATGAATATGAACACTACCAG GATCTCCCCCCCACAGTGGACTGCTCCCCCCGTCCAGGACATGTCCTACTATAC GAAGACCAGTGGTACGATCGACGTGATTGGAGGAGGGACCGCTACCATCAGCAGAGTGGAGGGACGACGAAGACACAACCTGGAGGGAAACAACATCcag GTGATTTCGGAACACTCGTCGTCGGACGCTGAGCAAAACTCCAACAAGATGCCCCCCTTCTTCCCCCCCGGccccctcccccaaacatccctcctcccccattccttccccctcctcccaacGTCAGCCAGGCTcccccctctcatcccccccACCAAGTAA